A portion of the Lolium rigidum isolate FL_2022 chromosome 1, APGP_CSIRO_Lrig_0.1, whole genome shotgun sequence genome contains these proteins:
- the LOC124708015 gene encoding probable carboxylesterase 15, translating into MASSPSPASAISGDAPPRVVEDCLGMVQLLSDGTVQRAVPPLVLPGTPSQTTSPVPWKDVTYDETRNLRLRMYVPSTDAGKKLPVLVYFHGGGFCGGSFAMPGFHDACLRLAAELPAVVLSVDYRLAPEHRLPAALEDVDTLFSWLRGQAMDGCLLAGPADLGRVFVSGDSAGANIAHHVAVRVGSGALDAGPVRIAGYVLLWPYFGGERRTASEAACPAGVFLTLELYDQMWRLALPAGASRDHPAANPFGPESPPLDGVDLPPVLVAVGGGDMLVDRSADYVARLKAAGKRAELVEFAGQGHGFSVFEPHGEAAGELVRVVRRFVLSAPPN; encoded by the coding sequence ATGGCCTCTTCCCCCTCGCCGGCCTCCGCCATCTCCGGTGACGCGCCGCCGCGCGTGGTCGAGGACTGCCTCGGCATGGTCCAGCTCCTCAGCGACGGCACCGTGCAGCGGGCCGTGCCGCCCCTCGTCCTCCCCGGTACGCCATCGCAGACCACGTCTCCTGTCCCGTGGAAGGACGTCACCTACGACGAGACCCGCAACCTGCGCCTGCGCATGTACGTCCCGTCCACCGACGCGGGCAAGAAGCTGCCGGTGCTCGTCTACTTCCACGGCGGCGGCTTCTGCGGGGGCAGTTTCGCCATGCCCGGCTTCCACGACGCCTgcctccgcctcgccgccgagCTCCCCGCCGTCGTGCTCTCCGTCGACTACCGCCTCGCGCCGGAGCACCGCCTGCCCGCGGCGCTCGAGGACGTCGACACCCTCTTCTCCTGGCTGCGCGGCCAAGCCATGGACGGGTGCCTCCTCGCGGGACCGGCGGACCTCGGGCGCGTGTTCgtgtcgggcgactcggcgggcGCGAACATCGCGCACCACGTGGCCGTCCGCGTGGGATCGGGCGCGCTGGACGCCGGCCCTGTCCGGATCGCCGGGTACGTGCTCCTCTGGCCGTACTTCGGGGGCGAGCGGAGGACGGCGTCGGAGGCGGCGTGCCCGGCTGGGGTGTTCCTGACGCTCGAGCTGTACGACCAGATGTGGAGGCTGGCGCTGCCGGCGGGCGCGAGCAGGGACCACCCGGCGGCGAACCCGTTCGGCCCGGAGAGCCCCCCGCTGGACGGCGTGGACCTCCCGCCGGTGCTCGTCGCGGTAGGCGGCGGCGACATGCTTGTCGACCGGAGCGCGGACTACGTCGCTCGGCTCAAGGCCGCCGGCAAACGCGCGGAGCTGGTGGAGTTTGCAGGGCAGGGCCATGGGTTCTCGGTGTTCGAGCCACATGGCGAGGCGGCGGGTGAGCTGGTCCGCGTCGTGCGCCGCTTCGTGCTCAGCGCGCCGCCCAACTGA